In Gracilimonas sp., a single window of DNA contains:
- the hemN gene encoding oxygen-independent coproporphyrinogen III oxidase: MNTELIQKYNVPGPRYTSYPTVPYWNEKGIGIEDWESTLISAFAESYEDGISLYIHLPFCESLCTFCGCHKKITKRHEVEDPYIETVLKEWQIYVDFLPIIPRIKEIHLGGGTPTFFSTSNLDRLISGILDRAEVTEEYEFSFEGHPNNTSKEHLQTLYDLGFRRVSYGVQDYDPKVQLAINRIQPFENVKRVHEWSKEIGYTSVNHDLVFGLPHQTKEGIKETIDKTNELRPDRIAFYSYAHVPWIKGNGQRGFNEKDLPKDHEKRALYELGKQMFYDNDYVEIGMDHFALRSDSLYEAMQIGTLHRNFMGYTAGATKVMIGLGMSAISDSWYSFAQNEKKLEDYQARVEKEQIPIFRGHLLSNTDLMMRKQILNIMCRFETEFEGSEQMFRKIKNRLSELEEDGLVNIAGRTIKVTEAGIPFVRNVCMAFDLKLHQNKPKERLFSQTV; encoded by the coding sequence ATGAATACCGAGTTAATTCAAAAATACAACGTACCGGGTCCTCGATATACCAGCTATCCAACAGTTCCGTATTGGAATGAAAAAGGGATTGGTATCGAAGACTGGGAATCAACATTAATCAGTGCTTTTGCGGAATCGTATGAAGATGGCATCTCTCTTTATATTCATCTTCCGTTTTGTGAAAGCTTATGTACGTTTTGCGGCTGTCATAAAAAGATTACCAAGCGGCACGAAGTTGAAGATCCATATATTGAAACGGTATTAAAAGAATGGCAGATTTACGTTGACTTCCTGCCCATTATACCGCGTATCAAGGAAATTCATTTAGGGGGCGGAACACCAACTTTTTTCAGTACATCAAATTTAGATCGCTTAATCAGTGGGATTTTAGACCGGGCTGAAGTCACAGAAGAATATGAGTTTAGTTTTGAAGGTCATCCGAATAATACTTCCAAAGAGCATTTGCAGACATTGTATGATTTGGGTTTTAGAAGAGTGTCGTATGGCGTACAAGATTATGATCCAAAAGTACAGTTAGCGATTAATAGGATTCAGCCTTTTGAAAATGTGAAGCGCGTACATGAATGGTCAAAGGAAATTGGATACACTTCGGTTAACCATGATCTGGTATTTGGGCTTCCACATCAAACCAAAGAAGGTATTAAGGAAACCATCGATAAAACCAACGAGCTTCGTCCCGACCGGATTGCCTTCTACAGCTATGCTCATGTGCCTTGGATAAAAGGAAATGGTCAGCGCGGATTTAATGAAAAGGATCTTCCAAAGGATCATGAAAAGCGAGCGCTATATGAATTGGGCAAGCAAATGTTTTATGATAACGATTATGTGGAAATTGGTATGGATCATTTTGCCCTGAGATCGGATAGCTTGTATGAAGCCATGCAAATCGGAACCCTTCACCGTAATTTCATGGGATACACGGCCGGAGCTACCAAAGTGATGATAGGTTTGGGAATGTCAGCCATTAGCGACAGCTGGTACAGCTTTGCACAGAATGAGAAAAAACTGGAAGACTATCAGGCCAGGGTAGAGAAGGAACAAATACCGATATTCCGTGGACATTTATTAAGTAATACAGACTTAATGATGCGGAAACAAATTTTAAATATAATGTGTCGGTTTGAAACAGAATTTGAGGGCAGTGAGCAGATGTTCAGGAAGATTAAAAATCGTCTGTCAGAACTTGAGGAAGATGGGCTTGTAAATATCGCAGGAAGAACCATCAAAGTGACGGAAGCCGGAATCCCATTTGTACGTAATGTTTGCATGGCTTTCGACTTAAAGCTGCACCAAAATAAGCCGAAGGAAAGACTATTTTCACAAACAGTATGA
- a CDS encoding OsmC family protein, with protein MSELVKHTYDVELKWDEGRQGTLRSNKLNDTIEVATPPEFPGGVEEIWSPEHLFVASVSSCFMTTFTAIAEYSKLKYEELSVPATGTMSNESGKFAMTEIILRPKLVIMDENQKEKALRILQKAEEACLITRSIKTEVKLEPEVLVAVGG; from the coding sequence ATGAGTGAATTGGTAAAACATACTTACGATGTTGAACTGAAGTGGGATGAAGGCCGTCAAGGCACACTTCGATCCAATAAACTAAATGATACCATTGAAGTGGCTACCCCACCTGAATTCCCCGGCGGAGTTGAAGAAATCTGGAGTCCTGAGCACCTGTTTGTAGCCTCGGTCAGCAGTTGCTTTATGACCACGTTTACAGCCATTGCAGAATACTCAAAGCTGAAGTATGAAGAGCTTTCCGTGCCGGCAACCGGAACTATGAGCAACGAATCCGGTAAATTTGCCATGACCGAAATTATCCTGCGGCCAAAATTGGTTATTATGGATGAAAATCAAAAAGAAAAGGCGCTCCGGATTTTACAAAAGGCCGAAGAAGCCTGTCTGATCACCCGCTCCATCAAAACAGAAGTGAAGTTGGAACCGGAAGTACTGGTTGCCGTGGGTGGATAA
- the nosZ gene encoding Sec-dependent nitrous-oxide reductase, protein MKKQMYSHRFWMLPAVVLISITLFGCNGNGNFSSNSDAAQKVYVAPGELDEFYGFMSGGYNGQLGVYGLPSGRHIFTIPVFSQAPVNGYGYSEESKAMLNTTHGFVPWGDSHHPELSQTNGETDGRWIFINENNTPRVARIGLDEFKTQEIIEIPNSAGNHASAFVTPNTEYVSAATRFSIPMDEDMNNMDVSIDSYKDTFRGTLSFIKVSEEGKMNIDFQILMPGFDYDLSHSGKGPSDGWAFFTSYNSEMAHSLLEINASKNDKDFIAAINWRKAAEYVKEGKGKMMPGKHVRNYIDHEEGGIAKSETINEVRILDPRELEGIVYFLPTPKSPHGVDVDPTGQYIIAGGKLSTVIPVHSFAKMIEAIENEDFEGEVMGIPVLKYDSILHGEVEDPGLGPLHTEFDGKGYAYTTAFISSEIVKWDIENTQVVDRIDTYYSPGHLMIPGGDSQKPDGKYLVALNKITKDRYLPTGPEMFHSAQLIDISGDKMQLLLDFPTEGEPHYAQGIAAEKVIKNQKRFYKLEENTHPFRATSEAQTKIERNGNEVHVYMTTIRSHFAPDNIEGIKVGDKVYFHVTNLEQDWDVPHGFAIKGANNAELLIMPGETLTLTWEPKETGVFPFYCTDFCSALHQEMQGYVRVSPENSDIDFKYGTGQ, encoded by the coding sequence ATGAAAAAACAAATGTACAGCCATCGGTTTTGGATGCTTCCTGCTGTTGTACTGATAAGCATCACGCTTTTCGGTTGTAATGGCAATGGTAATTTCAGTTCCAACTCAGATGCAGCGCAAAAAGTATATGTAGCTCCAGGTGAGCTCGACGAATTTTACGGATTTATGTCCGGCGGATATAACGGACAGCTTGGAGTGTATGGACTGCCTTCGGGGCGACACATATTTACAATCCCTGTATTTTCGCAAGCTCCCGTTAATGGATATGGTTACAGTGAAGAGAGTAAGGCCATGCTTAACACGACTCATGGATTTGTACCCTGGGGAGATTCTCACCACCCGGAGCTTTCCCAAACCAATGGAGAAACAGACGGGCGATGGATTTTCATCAACGAGAATAACACACCACGTGTAGCTCGTATCGGTCTTGATGAATTCAAGACTCAGGAGATTATTGAAATCCCTAACTCAGCCGGTAATCACGCTTCGGCTTTTGTAACGCCAAATACAGAGTATGTGTCTGCCGCAACCCGATTCAGTATCCCAATGGATGAGGATATGAACAATATGGATGTGTCTATTGATTCATACAAGGATACTTTCAGGGGAACACTCTCTTTTATTAAAGTATCCGAAGAGGGTAAAATGAACATCGACTTTCAGATCCTGATGCCGGGCTTCGATTATGACTTGTCTCACTCCGGTAAAGGACCATCTGACGGTTGGGCATTTTTTACCAGCTACAACAGTGAAATGGCGCATAGCTTACTCGAGATAAATGCTTCTAAAAATGATAAGGACTTTATCGCGGCTATTAACTGGAGGAAAGCTGCTGAGTACGTGAAAGAAGGTAAAGGGAAAATGATGCCCGGCAAGCACGTGCGTAACTATATAGATCATGAGGAAGGTGGAATAGCCAAATCTGAGACTATTAACGAAGTACGTATTCTTGATCCACGGGAACTGGAAGGTATCGTTTATTTCCTTCCTACCCCTAAATCTCCACACGGGGTAGATGTTGATCCTACCGGCCAATACATAATTGCAGGTGGTAAGCTTTCAACCGTGATTCCGGTTCACTCTTTTGCCAAAATGATAGAAGCGATTGAGAATGAGGATTTCGAAGGTGAAGTGATGGGGATTCCCGTGTTGAAATATGATTCTATCCTTCATGGTGAAGTGGAAGATCCCGGCTTAGGACCTTTGCACACAGAATTTGACGGTAAAGGTTATGCTTACACCACCGCCTTCATTTCTTCTGAAATTGTGAAGTGGGATATTGAAAATACTCAGGTTGTAGATCGGATTGATACCTACTATTCACCGGGTCACCTTATGATACCGGGTGGAGACAGTCAGAAACCGGACGGTAAATATCTGGTTGCTTTGAATAAGATCACCAAAGACCGATACCTCCCAACGGGCCCTGAAATGTTCCATTCAGCTCAGTTGATTGATATTTCCGGCGACAAAATGCAGCTGCTGCTTGACTTCCCAACCGAAGGAGAACCACACTACGCGCAGGGTATTGCTGCCGAGAAAGTTATAAAAAATCAGAAGCGGTTCTATAAGCTTGAAGAGAACACTCACCCATTTCGTGCAACAAGTGAAGCTCAAACTAAAATTGAGCGAAACGGAAACGAAGTTCATGTTTACATGACCACCATCCGTAGTCACTTTGCCCCTGATAATATTGAGGGAATTAAAGTAGGTGACAAGGTCTACTTTCATGTAACGAATCTTGAGCAGGATTGGGATGTTCCGCATGGTTTTGCGATCAAAGGTGCAAACAATGCTGAACTTCTCATTATGCCGGGTGAAACCCTGACCTTAACCTGGGAGCCTAAAGAAACGGGTGTATTCCCATTCTACTGTACAGACTTCTGTTCAGCGCTTCACCAGGAAATGCAGGGTTATGTGAGAGTATCACCAGAGAACTCTGACATTGATTTTAAATATGGAACTGGTCAATGA
- a CDS encoding Rrf2 family transcriptional regulator has protein sequence MLLSKSCVYGLRASLYLASKRDGEFYSLKDISEELDISFHFLTKILQQLTADGLMESYKGPNGGVRLSQKGKKSTLYDMVIAIDGPGLFTQCALGLPGCGSQEPCPLHESWIGTRESIEKMLRRTSLIEIAKEGKEKHFRLTAEGHFTWQ, from the coding sequence ATGTTGTTATCAAAATCTTGTGTGTACGGATTGCGAGCCTCTCTTTATCTTGCTTCAAAGAGGGATGGAGAGTTCTATTCCCTGAAGGACATCAGTGAAGAACTGGATATCTCGTTTCATTTTTTAACCAAGATCTTACAGCAACTAACTGCAGACGGTTTGATGGAATCCTACAAAGGGCCAAATGGGGGAGTAAGACTTTCTCAAAAAGGCAAAAAATCCACGTTGTATGATATGGTTATTGCCATTGACGGGCCGGGACTTTTTACCCAATGTGCACTGGGTTTGCCCGGGTGTGGATCACAAGAACCGTGCCCTTTGCACGAAAGCTGGATAGGCACAAGGGAATCAATAGAAAAAATGCTCAGGCGGACCAGTTTAATAGAAATTGCCAAAGAAGGTAAAGAGAAACATTTTAGACTCACGGCGGAAGGCCATTTTACCTGGCAATAA
- a CDS encoding YccF domain-containing protein, with protein sequence MNTLGNIIWFIFGGLFVAIEYVISGAILCLTIIGIPFGIQTFKLAKLSLFPFGKKTILNEKADGCLSISMNILWILIGGIWIAATHLFFGVILFITIIGIPFARQHFKLASVALLPFGRKIVKL encoded by the coding sequence GTGAATACCCTTGGAAATATTATTTGGTTTATTTTTGGCGGTCTTTTTGTAGCCATTGAATATGTAATATCGGGCGCGATTCTATGTCTCACCATCATCGGAATTCCTTTTGGAATCCAGACTTTCAAACTAGCCAAACTTTCCCTGTTTCCCTTTGGCAAGAAAACCATCCTCAATGAAAAAGCCGATGGCTGCCTTTCTATCAGCATGAATATCCTCTGGATACTCATTGGGGGAATCTGGATTGCCGCCACTCATCTTTTTTTTGGGGTGATTTTATTCATTACCATCATCGGAATCCCTTTCGCCAGGCAACACTTTAAACTGGCTTCGGTAGCATTGCTTCCCTTTGGGCGTAAAATTGTGAAGCTTTAA
- a CDS encoding Crp/Fnr family transcriptional regulator, with the protein MNQLLPNANALSELGITKTFQTGDEIVSEDAPVRSIPIVIKGSLKVMQSDDDYREMVLYYLQPGDTCVMSFLAALYNDTSKVKAIAEEETEVVFITIEKVRELMSKDPKWLNYVFQIYHKRFEELLGVVNAIAFKKMDERLLQFLQKKAKVSGSKDIKITHEQLAQELGTAREVISRLLKQMETEGLVELGRNRISLTEHP; encoded by the coding sequence ATGAATCAGCTGCTTCCTAATGCAAATGCCCTTTCTGAACTTGGAATTACCAAAACTTTCCAAACCGGAGATGAGATTGTCAGTGAAGATGCGCCGGTCCGTTCCATCCCCATTGTAATCAAAGGCAGTTTAAAAGTGATGCAATCTGATGATGATTACAGGGAAATGGTCTTATATTACCTACAACCAGGGGATACCTGTGTAATGTCATTTCTCGCTGCCTTATATAACGATACGAGTAAAGTAAAAGCCATCGCCGAGGAAGAAACTGAAGTTGTTTTTATCACCATTGAAAAGGTTCGGGAATTGATGAGCAAAGATCCGAAATGGCTGAATTATGTATTTCAGATTTATCACAAACGATTTGAGGAATTACTTGGAGTGGTAAATGCCATCGCCTTCAAAAAGATGGATGAACGCTTGCTGCAATTCCTGCAGAAAAAAGCAAAAGTGTCCGGCTCTAAAGACATCAAAATAACCCATGAGCAATTGGCGCAGGAACTGGGAACCGCACGTGAGGTCATCTCCCGCCTGCTCAAACAAATGGAAACCGAAGGACTCGTCGAACTCGGCAGAAACCGAATTTCGCTGACTGAACATCCATAA
- a CDS encoding DUF420 domain-containing protein, whose amino-acid sequence MAEKAQLPESSRILEQISAKKALALIIGLSAAAVFFLFWLIYFKEGAEASVPWIQNLSAVNAGLNSLSTIFLLLAFREIKRRDFQKHMRFNLAAFVTSSLFLVSYVVYHHFTGDTKFTGEGFVRPVYFFILISHIVLSVFVVPLVLASFYFSLSGKFKTHKKVSRWTFPIWLYVSVTGVLVFFMLRFWG is encoded by the coding sequence ATGGCAGAAAAAGCACAACTTCCCGAGTCCTCCCGAATCTTAGAACAAATCAGTGCGAAGAAAGCATTGGCCTTAATAATAGGACTCAGTGCAGCGGCCGTATTTTTTCTGTTCTGGCTTATCTATTTTAAAGAAGGAGCAGAAGCTTCCGTACCCTGGATTCAAAATCTCTCGGCGGTAAATGCCGGATTGAATTCATTGAGTACCATCTTCCTGTTGCTCGCCTTTCGGGAGATCAAGCGCCGTGATTTCCAAAAGCACATGCGTTTTAATTTGGCCGCCTTTGTAACTTCCTCTTTATTCCTGGTGAGCTATGTGGTTTACCATCACTTTACGGGTGATACCAAGTTCACGGGAGAGGGATTTGTGCGTCCTGTCTATTTCTTCATATTAATAAGTCATATTGTGCTTTCAGTTTTTGTAGTTCCGCTGGTACTTGCCAGTTTCTATTTTTCGTTGAGCGGCAAATTTAAAACTCACAAAAAAGTCTCCCGCTGGACGTTCCCTATCTGGCTCTATGTATCAGTAACCGGAGTACTGGTTTTCTTTATGTTGAGATTCTGGGGATAA
- a CDS encoding heme-binding domain-containing protein gives MNSLSSKILLGLALLLIVLQFFSPDTSVPEYDSSKDFLTIHQPSQEISAIIQSACYDCHSYKTSYPWYSNIEPISWWLQDHIDEGRDEFNLSMWADYPADRADHKLEEAIELVDAEEMPLPSYTWIHADARLSNQERQKLSSWFTSLREDLQQQAQ, from the coding sequence ATGAATTCTCTATCCTCAAAAATACTGCTTGGTTTAGCCCTTCTTTTAATCGTCCTGCAGTTTTTCAGCCCTGATACTTCCGTTCCGGAATACGACAGTTCAAAAGACTTTTTAACAATTCACCAGCCTTCACAAGAAATATCGGCTATCATACAAAGTGCCTGTTATGATTGTCATTCTTATAAAACCAGCTATCCTTGGTACTCAAATATCGAACCCATATCCTGGTGGCTGCAAGATCATATTGATGAAGGGCGGGATGAATTCAATTTATCGATGTGGGCAGATTATCCCGCCGATCGCGCTGATCATAAATTGGAAGAGGCCATTGAATTGGTTGATGCCGAAGAAATGCCGCTTCCCTCCTATACATGGATTCATGCTGATGCCCGGCTCAGCAATCAAGAGCGGCAGAAACTATCGTCATGGTTTACTTCTCTGAGGGAAGACCTTCAGCAACAAGCTCAATAA
- the ric gene encoding iron-sulfur cluster repair di-iron protein codes for MNTQTLSQKPVGQIVAEDYRTAQVLRSYGLDFCCGGGKTLEKACTSKKIELNEVVSDLKALNMTDNIEDNYNEWSLDFLVDYIVNNHHSFVRKMLPEISFYAEKVARVHGERDPELLDILQNVYLLRSEMMGHLQKEEEELFPQIKELVTQKKTGSVKAAIIEALEDEHDKAGDLMARIEELSNSFNPPETACASYKVLFQNLEGFQQDLHKHVHLENNILFPKALKLEQSLN; via the coding sequence ATGAATACCCAAACACTATCTCAAAAACCGGTAGGCCAAATAGTAGCCGAAGATTACAGAACCGCACAAGTACTCCGTTCATACGGTCTCGACTTTTGCTGCGGAGGAGGAAAGACGCTGGAAAAAGCCTGTACTTCCAAAAAAATTGAATTGAATGAAGTAGTATCCGATTTAAAAGCTTTAAATATGACGGATAACATTGAAGATAATTACAATGAGTGGTCGCTGGATTTCCTGGTGGATTACATTGTAAACAATCACCACAGTTTCGTGCGAAAAATGCTTCCGGAGATCAGCTTTTATGCTGAAAAAGTAGCCCGTGTTCACGGAGAAAGGGATCCGGAATTACTCGATATACTTCAGAATGTTTATCTGCTTCGAAGCGAAATGATGGGGCATCTTCAAAAGGAAGAGGAAGAATTATTTCCGCAAATCAAAGAATTGGTTACTCAGAAGAAAACCGGGTCAGTAAAAGCGGCTATTATAGAAGCTTTGGAAGATGAGCACGACAAAGCCGGAGATTTAATGGCCAGGATTGAGGAATTAAGCAATAGTTTCAATCCTCCCGAAACGGCCTGTGCATCATACAAAGTATTATTTCAAAACCTGGAAGGGTTTCAGCAAGACCTGCACAAGCATGTTCACCTGGAGAACAACATTTTATTCCCAAAGGCTCTTAAGCTTGAGCAAAGTTTAAACTGA
- a CDS encoding cytochrome c, which yields MKLTKISISAVITLAFLFHGCGGNNGEQKQQSNKTVQENESGLTAFELEHGIGPVSETISLGDEVDMELVQKGKEIFELKCSACHKVNERYIGPAMNDVLDRRSPTYVMNMILNPDGMTKNHPEAKKLLQEYMSPMPNQGLTQEEARAIVEFFASDLE from the coding sequence ATGAAACTCACAAAAATATCTATTTCTGCAGTGATAACCCTTGCTTTTTTATTCCATGGGTGCGGAGGGAACAATGGAGAACAGAAGCAACAGAGCAATAAAACTGTACAAGAAAATGAAAGTGGGTTAACCGCTTTTGAATTAGAGCATGGTATAGGTCCTGTATCAGAGACCATCTCATTAGGGGATGAAGTCGATATGGAGCTGGTTCAAAAGGGTAAAGAAATTTTTGAGCTTAAATGTTCTGCATGCCATAAAGTGAATGAACGTTATATAGGACCTGCAATGAATGATGTGCTCGACCGTCGATCTCCAACCTATGTAATGAATATGATCTTGAACCCGGACGGAATGACAAAAAACCATCCGGAAGCCAAGAAATTACTTCAGGAATATATGAGTCCCATGCCTAATCAGGGACTTACTCAGGAAGAGGCGAGGGCTATTGTTGAGTTTTTTGCCTCAGACTTAGAATAA
- a CDS encoding DUF302 domain-containing protein, which produces MSYHFSKILDLNFDEAIEKTTAILKEEGFGVLTEIDIKETLKKKLDVDFRKYRILGACNPPNAYKALQAEGHIGLMLPCNVIVQEHDNGKVEVSAVDPVASMQAIENNELGEVADTVRGMLKKVIDRL; this is translated from the coding sequence ATGTCATATCATTTTAGTAAAATATTAGATTTAAACTTTGATGAAGCCATTGAAAAAACGACTGCAATTCTTAAGGAAGAGGGATTCGGTGTACTTACCGAAATTGATATCAAAGAAACGCTGAAGAAAAAGCTTGATGTGGATTTCAGGAAATACCGAATTCTTGGGGCATGTAATCCTCCCAACGCTTACAAAGCTTTGCAGGCTGAAGGACATATTGGACTGATGCTTCCATGCAACGTCATTGTTCAGGAACATGATAACGGTAAGGTGGAAGTCTCTGCTGTTGATCCGGTTGCATCCATGCAGGCCATCGAAAACAATGAGCTTGGTGAAGTGGCTGATACCGTTCGCGGTATGCTCAAAAAAGTAATCGACCGATTGTAA
- a CDS encoding response regulator, which translates to MSRNILTVTKSEREYKPISQILQRTGIPASEIRRGQGNRSLKRELVNQSISLIIIDLSDLELSGYEVIDKVKELDPDVSVTLIKDNFKLDEAVKLVKAGATDLIEKDELESRLEESVEAIFSKKFEFEKNLKISDLNRDLEEILNNHIINSLPGIFFVIDKTGQIISVNNRFREKFEYEPGEDNHYTNFVSEEDYQAAVESFDTTLKYSSNEVELFLKTKDGGEVPYLLSGITTTINNEMILVGTGIDIKDRKEAERKLLQEQSFTEKVLDSIPGLFYVLDEDMNYIRVNQSFIDQLGYSWQEIQDMHPLDFYFEDDHERIANVIKKAFEEGSASISARVTTKNGEHPYFYLTGSFFNQDGTNYILGTGVDITQQVNLEDLLKQAQRMAKIGAWEYDLVNEKMNWTEVTRNILEVDADYDPDLEAGINFYVGESKDKISKAVEQAIAYGESYDLELKVRTGKGKMKWIRTIGEASFRGGKCVRLHGSFQDITDKKLAEERIKESLKEKEILLMEVHHRVKNNLALVSSLMQLQAYQADEENVYKYLHDNQSRIKSIALIHEQLYQHHDFTYVHLDEQTENLVKHISDSIGDGTEITIDLNLDEVIVNINQAVPYTLILNEVITNTYKHAFNEKREGQITVTLGELNGLISLTVKDNGVGFKEDFDFETPTTLGMTLIKTLSDQLYGSHKFDSGKNGSTFSLEFGKNDSLRGASSSLI; encoded by the coding sequence ATGAGTCGGAATATATTAACAGTCACAAAAAGTGAGAGAGAATATAAACCTATCTCTCAAATCCTTCAAAGAACAGGAATACCAGCCAGTGAAATCAGGAGAGGACAAGGCAATCGTTCACTAAAAAGAGAATTAGTGAATCAGTCGATCAGTCTCATCATTATAGATTTGTCTGATTTGGAACTGTCGGGTTATGAGGTGATAGATAAAGTAAAGGAGCTTGATCCTGATGTGTCTGTAACATTGATTAAGGATAATTTTAAGCTGGATGAGGCTGTCAAACTTGTCAAAGCAGGGGCCACTGATCTGATCGAGAAAGATGAACTGGAGTCCAGACTCGAGGAATCTGTAGAAGCCATTTTCTCGAAGAAGTTTGAGTTTGAAAAAAACCTTAAGATCTCTGACTTGAATCGTGACCTGGAGGAGATACTCAATAATCATATCATTAACAGTCTTCCGGGCATCTTTTTTGTGATAGACAAAACAGGACAGATCATAAGTGTAAATAACCGGTTCAGAGAAAAATTTGAATACGAACCCGGTGAGGATAATCATTACACAAATTTTGTATCTGAGGAAGATTATCAGGCTGCTGTTGAAAGTTTTGATACTACATTGAAATATTCATCAAATGAAGTTGAATTATTCCTGAAGACTAAAGATGGCGGCGAGGTTCCCTATTTATTATCCGGCATTACAACTACCATTAATAATGAAATGATACTGGTGGGAACCGGCATAGATATTAAAGACCGCAAGGAGGCTGAAAGGAAATTGCTACAAGAACAGTCTTTTACGGAAAAGGTTTTGGATTCTATCCCCGGCTTGTTTTATGTGCTGGATGAAGACATGAACTACATTCGGGTCAACCAGTCTTTTATAGATCAATTGGGATATTCCTGGCAGGAGATTCAGGATATGCATCCGTTAGATTTTTATTTTGAAGACGACCACGAACGAATAGCTAACGTGATCAAGAAAGCTTTTGAAGAAGGCTCCGCTAGCATATCTGCCAGGGTAACTACAAAAAATGGGGAACATCCCTATTTCTATTTGACCGGCTCATTCTTCAATCAGGATGGTACAAATTACATTTTGGGAACCGGCGTTGATATTACACAGCAGGTAAATCTCGAAGATCTGTTAAAACAGGCACAGCGCATGGCAAAGATCGGTGCCTGGGAGTATGACCTTGTAAACGAAAAGATGAACTGGACAGAGGTTACGCGAAATATTCTAGAGGTGGATGCGGATTATGATCCTGACCTTGAAGCCGGAATAAATTTTTATGTTGGGGAAAGTAAGGACAAGATCTCCAAGGCGGTGGAACAAGCCATTGCATATGGTGAATCTTACGATCTGGAATTGAAAGTAAGAACCGGGAAGGGTAAAATGAAATGGATTCGGACTATTGGAGAAGCTTCTTTCCGCGGAGGCAAATGCGTGAGGTTGCATGGAAGTTTTCAGGATATCACGGATAAGAAACTAGCTGAAGAGAGGATCAAGGAGTCTCTGAAGGAGAAAGAAATTCTGCTGATGGAGGTCCATCATCGGGTTAAAAATAATCTGGCGTTGGTTTCAAGTCTTATGCAGTTACAGGCTTATCAGGCTGATGAAGAAAATGTGTATAAATACTTGCACGACAATCAGAGCCGGATTAAATCCATTGCCCTGATTCACGAGCAACTTTATCAGCATCACGACTTCACGTACGTCCACCTTGATGAGCAAACAGAAAATCTGGTCAAACATATTTCAGATTCTATTGGAGACGGAACAGAAATTACCATTGATTTGAATTTGGATGAAGTAATAGTAAATATCAATCAAGCGGTACCTTACACACTCATCCTAAATGAGGTGATCACAAATACCTACAAGCACGCTTTTAATGAAAAAAGAGAAGGACAAATTACAGTTACCCTTGGTGAATTGAATGGACTGATCTCCCTTACCGTTAAAGATAACGGAGTGGGATTCAAGGAAGATTTTGACTTTGAGACCCCAACCACTCTCGGCATGACGCTCATAAAAACACTGTCAGATCAATTGTATGGATCACATAAATTTGATTCAGGTAAAAACGGATCAACGTTCAGTTTGGAGTTCGGGAAAAACGATAGCTTACGGGGGGCTTCAAGCAGCCTGATATAG
- the trxA gene encoding thioredoxin, protein MENTETKQKSFSEIINDEVPVLVDFYADWCAPCKMMTPILQQLKHEMGDKLNIIKVDTERNPDVAIKYQVRGIPNLILFHKGELLWQQAGVVQMPQLKQIIEQQLEQR, encoded by the coding sequence ATGGAAAATACAGAAACCAAACAAAAATCATTTTCAGAAATCATTAATGACGAGGTGCCCGTATTAGTTGATTTTTATGCCGACTGGTGTGCTCCTTGCAAAATGATGACACCCATTTTGCAACAGTTAAAACATGAAATGGGCGACAAACTCAACATCATCAAAGTTGATACCGAGCGAAATCCTGATGTTGCCATCAAATACCAAGTTCGCGGTATTCCGAACCTGATCCTTTTCCATAAAGGAGAACTGCTTTGGCAACAAGCCGGTGTTGTACAAATGCCACAGTTAAAGCAAATTATTGAACAACAACTGGAGCAGCGATGA